The segment ggatagaaCAGGTTGATGGGATGTGTagggatgggtggatggattgggatgggatggaacaGGTTGATGAGATGTGATGGGATGGGTTGGGCTGGGTTGATGGGATGTGTTGGGATGGGTTGTTGGGTTAGGATGGAACAGGTTGATGGGATGGGTGGATGGGATGGGTTGGTGTGTTGGGTTGGGATGGAACAGGTTGATGGGATGGGTTGGGCTCAGTGGATGGGTTGATGGGATGCAGGGACCAGCACCTGCCCCTCTGATGGCTCCGATGCCCTTCCCGCCCGCAGAGTACCTGAAGGAGGAGCTGGATCGCTACgtggagcagctgcagatcGTGCGCGTGGTGCGGCAGCGGGAGCGCAAGGGGCTCATCACGGCGCGGCTGCTGGGGGCCAGCGTGGCCAGCGGCGAGGTGCTGACCTTCCTGGACGCGCACTGTGAGTGCCCGCCCCGTGACACCCGCGGGTGCCGCcggcgccgccggccccgctccgaCCCTGCCCCGTGTCCCAGGCGAGTGCTTCCACGGATGGCTGGAGCCGCTCCTGTCGCGCATCGCCGAGGAGCCCACGGCCGTGGTGAGCCCCGACATCGCCACCATCGACCTCAACACCTTCGAGTTCTCCAAGCCCGTCCAGAACGGGAAGCAGCACAGCCGGGGCAACTTCGACTGGAGCCTGACTTTCGGCTGGGAGGTCGTTCCCGCGCGGGAGAGGCAGCGCAGGAAGGATGAGACCTTCCCCATCAAGTAAGCCCAGCACGGAGCTCCTCCATGCAGCTgggtttgctctttttttccaaCCAGTTGGTGTTTTCCATGGTTTTGGTGCCTCCTGGGATTCTTGGCGTGCGGGATCTTGGGGGGGTTTGTGCCCGGCCACGGTCGGAGCTGTGGGGGCGGTGGAGGACAAACCTCACCTGGGGCTCGGGGAACGCGGGGCCACAACGGATCTTGGAATGGCCTCCGGCAGGGTCGCCCGTTAAGGATTTAATGATTTAATTGCCGTCTGCACCTTCTCACTCTCGGACACCCAGAGGCACAGGAGTCACCTGCGGATCAGGCTGCACCAAAATCCCTCCCTTTATCCCTCTGCCTCACGTGCAGAGAGAGCCGGAGTGGCTTTCCCACCTCTCCGGGATAAGCCGGGCGCTCCCGCTGGGAGACACCGGACACCCCGCCTGGCGCCGTCCCCGCCCGTGCCGCGGGGCTGGCTTTGTGCGCGGGTCACCTGGGAGACGCTCCTGTCCCCATAAAGGCCCCTTTCACCTCCAGCCAGGCGCTTGGCTCCCGGCGGCGCCTCGTCTCCAGCAGCTCAGCGAATCCTTCGGGGTTTATTATTTTCCCTGAATAAAAGCGAGGTTCTGTCCCAGCCTCGGAGAGAAAAGATTAAGGGAAGCGGGAGGAGGGGTTGGGGCGCCAGGCTCCGGCCTGCCCCTCTTTTTGGCAGCGGGTTTTTGGTGACAATGTCTTCTTTTCGCTTTGAATCCAGCCAGCAGCGAGGCCCCTCCGTGTCACgctgtcacctctgtcccctcccagccagccAGGCCCCGCCTGTCCACCAAAGCCACCACAGCTGGATGTGGGGGGGACTCTGATTTTGAGGCCGTGATGCCCCAAAACTcaaatttctgctctttttattcgtgttttccccccttctttgcCCCCCGCAGGTCCCCGACCTTCGCAGGAGGCCTCTTTGCCATCTCCAGGTCCTACTTCGAGCACATCGGCTCCTACGACGACCAGATGGAGATCTGGGGGGGCGAGAACGTGGAAATGTCCTTCAGGGTAAggacggggggggggggtcaccTGCAAAGGGCACCTCCAGGGAGCTCCCAGCTGGGGGGCCCGGGGACTGGACCCCCCCCACCTCAGGTGTGGCTTCCCCGCAGGTGTGGCAGTGCGGGGGCCAGGTCGAGATCATCCCCTGCTCCGTGGTGGGCCACGTGTTCCGCTCCAAGAGCCCGCACACCTTCCCCAAGGGCACCCAGGTGATCTCCCGGAACCAGGTGCGCCTGGCCGAGGTCTGGATGGACGAGTACAAGGAGATCTTCTACCGCCGGAACCAGCAAGCCTCCCAGATGGCCAGAGAGGTACTGGACACGCTGgacactgctgctgggagggctggTCCTGCTGGGAGCCCCGCCTGAGCAGGGTGTGCGAACCCACACACAGGTGGACAGGAGCCAAACgcttcttggttttctttctccctctggCCAGAAGATTTCCTACTAGGAAAACATCGGGGTTTGCGAATTTGAGTTTTCTTGGTCGgttggtttggtgtttgttttttgcaaCACCAGAACTTGGTGCTGAAACGTGTCCGAGCTTCTGGTGGAGCCTGTGGGTGCCTGCCAGGTGACCCCCCTTCAAATGTCTCGGCGCTGGTCACACCATGGGGGATGATGACAAAGCTGGGGTGACTCCCAGCTCCgacccacagcccagaaaggggttttgggggatttttccctgctgttttctgAAGGGAGTTTAATTTTCTCCCGTGGCTCCGTCGACAGAAGACGTTTGGTGACATCACAGAGCGGCGCAGGCTGCGGGAGCGGCTGCACTGCAGGAACTTCACCTGGTACCTGCAGAACGTCTACCCCGAGATGTTCGTGCCCGACCTGACCCCGACGTTCTACGGAGCGGTGAGTGCTGGGAGGGCCGGAGCACcccgggctgggagcagcaaacGGGGGAAGTGCCCCAGGGTTGGGGGGTTTGCATCAAATTGGGGCggggggagagagggggatTGGTGCTGCCACATCTGTCACCGGTCACTGAGggtgtcactgtgtgtgtcaccggtcactgtgtgtgtcaccggtcactgtgtgtgtctgtcccctctcactctgtctgtctgtcccctctcactctgtctgtctgtcccctctcACTCTGTCTGTCACCTCACCTGTCTCCTCTCActgtgtccgtctgtcccctctcactgtgtctgtctgtcccctctcACTGTGGGTGTCCGTCCCCTCTCACTGTGGGTGTCCGTCCCCTCTcactctgtctgtctgtcccctctcACTGTGTCTGTCCGTCCCCTCTcactgtgtctgtctgtcccctctcACTCTGTCTGTCCGTCCCCTCTCACTGTGTCTGTCCGTCCCCTCTCACTGTGTCTGTCCGTCCCCTCTCACTCTATCTGTCCGTCCCCTCTCACTCTGTCTGTCCGTCCCCTCTCacagtgtctgtctgtcccctcacctgtcccctcTCACTCTGTCCGTCCCCTCTCACTGTGTCTGTCCATCCCCTCTcactctgtctgtctgtcccctctcactctgtctgtcccctctcactctgtctgtctgtcccctctcACTCTGTCCCCTCGCCTGTCCCCTCTcactctgtctgtctgtcccctctcactgtgtccgtctgtcccctctcactgtgtccgtctgtcccctCTCACTGTGTCCGTCCGTCCCCTCTcactgtgtctgtctgtcccctctcactctgtctgtctgtcccctctcACTCTGTCTGTCCGTCCCCTCTCACTCTGTCTGTCCGTCCCCTCTCACTCTGTCTGTCCGTCCCCTCTCACTGTGTCTGTCCGTCCCCTCTCACTCTGTCTGTCCGTCCCCTCTCACTCTGTCTGTCCGTCCCCTCTCACTCTGTCTGTCCGTCCCCTCTCACTGTGTCTGTCCGTCCCCTCTCACTGTGTCTGTCCGTCCCCTCTCACTGTGTCTGTCCGTCCCCTCTCACTGTGTCTGTCCGTCCCCTCTCACTGTGTCTGTCCGTCCCCTCTCACTGTGTCTGTCCGTCCCCTCTCACTGTGTCTGTCCGTCCCCTCTCACCCTGTCTGTCCGTCCCCTCTCACCCTGTCTGTCCGTCCCCTCTCACCGTGTCTGTCCGTCCCCTCTCACCGTGTCTGTCCGTCCCCTCTCACCGTGTCTGTCCGTCCCCTCTCACCGTGTCTGTCCGTCCCCTCTCACTGTGTCTGTCCGTCCCCTCTCACTGTGTCTGTCCGTCCCCTCTCACTCTGTCTGTCCGTCCCCTCTCACTCTGTCTGTCCGTCCCCTCTCACTCTGTCTGTCCGTCCCCTCTCACTCTGTCTGTCCGTCCCCTCTCACTCTGTCTGTCCGTCCCCTCTCACCGTGTCTGTCCGTCCCCTCTCAccgtgtctgtctgtcccctctcaccgtgtctgtctgtcccctctcactctgtctgtctgtcccctctcactctgtctgtctgtcccctctcactctgtctgtctgtcccctctcactgtgtccgtctgtcccctcacctgtcccctcTCACTCTGTCTGTCCGTCCCCTCTCACTCTGTCTGTCCGTCCCCTCTCACCGTGTCTGTCCGTCCCCTCTCACCGTGTCTGTCCGTCCCCTCTCAccgtgtctgtctgtcccctctcactctgtctgtcccctctcactctgtctgtctgtcccctcacctgtcccctcTCACTCTGTCCGTCCCCTCTCACTCTGTCTGTCCGTCCCCTCTCACTCTGTCCGTCCCCTCTCACTCTGTCTGTCACCTCACCTGTCCCCTCTCACTGTGTCTGTCCGTCCCCTCTCACTCTGTCTGTCCGTCCCCTCTcactctgtctgtctgtcccctctcactctgtctgtcccctctcactctgtctgtctgtcccctctcACTCTGTCCCCTCGCCTGTCCCCTCTcactctgtctgtctgtcccctctcactctgtcccctcacctgtcccctctcactctgtctgtctgtcccctctcactctgtctgtctgtcccctctcactctgtctgtctgtcccctctcACTCTGTCTGTCCCCTCTCACTCTGTCTGTCCCCTCTCACTCTGTCTGTCCCCTCTCACTCTGTCCGTCCCCTCTCACTCTGTCCGTCCCCTCTCACTCTGTCTGTCCATCCCCTCTCACTCTGTCACCTCACCTGTCCCCTCTcactctgtctgtctgtcccctctcACTCTGTCCGTCCCCTCTCACTCTGTCTGTCACCTCACCTGTCCCCTCTCACTCTGTCTGTCCCCTCTCACTCTGTCCGTCCCCTCTCACTCTGTCTGTCCGTCCCCTCTCACTCTGTCTGTCCGTCCCCTCTCACTCTGTCTGTCCGTCCCCTCTCACTCTGTCTGTCCGTCCCCTCTCACTCTGTCCCCTCGCCTGTCGCCGGCCGTCGGGGCCGGTTTGggctccagctgagctggaaTCCGGCAGAGCCGATCTGGGGTGAGTTCCAGGGTGGGGAACCCACAGGGATTTGGGTTCAACTCGGGGGAAGAGCTGAAAACTTCCTTGATCCCCAGGCACcatcctggcacagggagagatggaaaagctgagctggggatggggtgtggagctccagctccatcccaaagGAAtctggggctgggtgggatgCAGGACCCCATCTCCAGCCCCCCATCCACAGGGtgtggagctgggcaggatgTGGAgggctggctgtgtccccaggggagctggggacagcaggacacgGGGCTCGGGCAGCATCCCCAGGGGACTGAGGACAAGGCAGCCTGAGGGGCTCCTCCTTAGGGATGGAGCTGCCAGAAATCCCCTTCCCTCGAACTGGATCTTGAGCCTTCCCCTCCTCAGCCAGGGCCGtgtgacagcagctggcacGGCCCGGTGACGGCCCAGTGACAGCCAGGTGACACCTGGGCCGGGTGCCGGGTGCTGGCTCCCATCCAGCTTTTAGTTCACCTTTATTTCCTGAAACCTCGGCCCTGGCGCCTTTCCCTTTGCCCCGTGTGCCGCAGGCGATGGCTCGGGCGTTCCTCGTGTCCTGGAAAGGACACGGGACCCGGACTCGGCGCTGCGTGCCGGGATCGTGTTTGCGCAGCGATAACCCCGAGCCCTGCACAGCCTAACCCTCCGAGCCTTTCTTTCCTCGGCTCCCCCACCTTCTTCCTCACTCCTGCCCctttttccccattccctgtatttttcccctccctcctcaccccCGCTCCCCTCGCCTTCCCCCCGGTCCCTTGTTTCCTTCCCCCCgtcccctttttccttccccccgtcccctttttccttccccccgGTCCCTTGTTTCCTCCCCCCCCCGtccccttttttctcccccccggtccctttttcctcctcctggtcccttttttcctcctcctggtcccttttttccttcccccccggtccccttttttctccccaccggtcccttttttcctcctcctggtcccttttttcctcctcctggtcccttttttccttccccccatcccttttcccctctttccctccctcctttccctccctccttttcccccctcccaactCCTCTCTTCCCCCCAACGCCGCAGATCAAAAACGAGGGCACCAAGAGCTGCCTGGACGTTGGGGAGAACAACCACGGTGGGAAACCTCTCATCATGTACCCCTGCCACGGGCTGGGGGGCAACCAGGTGGGTCCCCCAAACCCCCCTCGCATCATTTCCCGGTTTTTCCCCCGTGGGTTCAGCTCCGGGGCCGCGGCGGTGACAGCTCCGTTCTGCTCTTCCCGCAGTACTTCGAGTACACGAGCCAGCGGGAGCTGCGCCACAACATCGGCAAGGAGCTGTGCCTGCGGGCGGGCGCGGGCGCGGCCGAGCTGGGCGAGTGCCAGTTCCGAGGGAAGCCCGGCCGGGTGCCCGCCAGCGAGGAGTGGGACCTGGCGCAGGTGAGGAGAGCCCTGCGTCCCGGGAACCGCCCCTGGGCACGGCGGCATTGTGCCCGGTGACATCGTGCCCATCACGGTGACATCGTGCCTGTCACAGTGGCATCATGCCTGTCACGGTGGCATTGTGTTCGGTGGCATCGTGCCCGTCACGGTGGCATCGTGCCCGTCACAGTGACATCCTGCCTGTCACAGTGACATCGTGCCCGTCACGGTGACATCGTGCCCGGTGACATGGTGCCCGTCATGGTGACATGGTGCCCATCACGGCGGCATTGTACCCAGTGACACGGTGCCCAGTGACATCGTGCCCATCACGGTGGCATTGTGCCCGTCATGGCGGCATCGTGCCTGTCACGGTCGCATCGTGCCCTGTGACATCATGCTTGTCAGGGCGACATCGTGCCCGTCATGGTGACATCGTGCCCGTCATGGTGACATCGTGCCCGTCACGGTGACATCATGCCTGTCACAGTGACATCGTGCCTGTCACGGCGGCATCGTGCCCGGTGACATCGTGCCCGTCACGGCGGCATCATGCCCAGTGACATCATGCTTGTCACGGCGGCATCGTGCCTGGTGACATCGTGCCCGTCACGGTGACATCGTGCCTGTCACGGCGGCATCGTGCCCGGTGACATGGTGCCCGTCATGGTGACATGGTGTCTGTCACAGTGACATCGTGCCTGTCACAGTGGCATCGTACCCTGTGACATCGTGCCCAGTGACATCGTGCCCGTCACGGTGACATCGTGCCTGTCGCGGTGGCATCATGCCCGGTGACATCATGCTTGTCATGGCGGCATCGTGGCCGGTGACATCGTGCCTGTCACAGTGGCATCGTGCCCTGTGACATCATGCCCGTCATGGTGACATGGTGCCCGTCACGGCGGCATCGTGCCCTGTGACATCATGCCCGTCATGGTGACATGGTGCCCATCACAGCGGCATCGTGCCCGGTGACATTGTGCCCGTCACGGTGACACCGTGCCCGGTGACATCGTGCCTGTCACGGCGGCATCGTGCCTGGTGACATCGTGCCCGTCATGGTGACATGGTGCCCGTCACAGCGGCATCGTGCCCGGTGACATTGTGCCTGTCACGGTGGCATCGTGCCCTGTGACATGGTGCCCGTCACGGTGACATCGTGCCCAGTGACAGCGTGCCCATCACGGTGGCATCGTGCACGGTGACATCATGCCCGGTGACATCGTGCCCGTCACGGCGGCATCGTGCCTGGTGACATCGTGCCCGTCAGCGTGGCATTGTGCCCGGTGACACGGTGCCCAGTGACATCGTGCCCATCAGGGTGGCATCGTGCCCGGTGACACGGTGCCCGGTGCCATCGTGCCCGTCACCGTGCGGCCGCTCCGCCGCTGTTTCCCCTCGGTCGCAACCCGCGTTGTTTCTCGGCAGAACCGGCTGATCAAGAATTTGGCCTCGGGGATGTGTCTGACGGCTCGGGGGAAGCACCCGGCGCTGGCTCCCTGCGACCTCACGGACCCGCACCAGCTCTGGGCCTTCACCTAACAGGGAGCGGAGCCCCCGGCCACGCTCAGGAAACCAGGATCCAAGAAAAACCAGCCAAAAAACCTTATTTGTTCGCTTTAACTTAAGAAGTGAAAGCCTTAAACATATGCTGCATTTCGTGGTTGCCTTGAGCTGAATCCCGTCCCTCCGGGGGCCGGGGGCGCCCCAcggaccccaaaatcgcagcGGTGGTGGCGGGGACGTTTCTGAGGATGCTCCTGTGAAGCCGCTGCTCGTCCTCCCCATCCCGGCTCAGCCAGAGACTCTTCAGTTCGTATCGGGCATTAAAAACGTGGATGCGCCTCCCCTGATGTGGGAtccggaggaggaggaggctggtggCCGTGGGGCTTGGTGATCGTGGCTTGCGGTGGCCGCTGCCGGGCAATGGGAGAAGGTGGGATCTGTGCCTTAGGAATCATTTTTGGAGAGGGGAGGAACttagatttttggtttttactaCTGTTGTTATTAAATGATGATGGCTCCTGGGTGCGATTTTccctgtgctgagcaggaggagcttTCCCTGGATGGCATCACTGAATCCGTCTGAAGAGGATCCCGGTGCCACCTCTCCTCCGTCACGGATTTTTTGTCTGGCCCAACTCCTGTAGCTGCCACTTCTGCTGCCATTTCATTCACAGTGGGGAGAAAATCCTCCTGGACGTGAGGTGAGGGGGGAGAACCTGTCCTAGACACACAGCCTCAAATAAAGAGATGATTTATTTTACACAAATCCTGGCTCTGGCTCTCCTGAGCTCATCACGCTCCGCTCACTTTACATCCCTCCCTCTTCTTGTTCTCGAAACTCCCTCGTTAGCTCGAGGCGAGCTCACAGCTCCGTGCGGCgcagctggggctcagctgtGGGTCGCGCTGTCCCTGGCTGGGGTGGAGCTGTTGCTGCCGGCCCTCGCCGCCTGCCCTTGGTGCTGCTGGAACAAACGCGGGGTTATCTGGAGATGGTGCTCCGGTGAAATCTCGTGTTCCGCGCGGAGATAAGGGCAGAACTGCAGCAGGTGCTTTTGGCTGCcttggctcctgctgccctggctgacCCCACGAGCCCCGTGATCCCAAACGCTCTTTGCCGCTGCCTGCGCCTCGAGGGCCAAGGCTCCCCCCCAAAACGGCCGCAGCAGTTTGGACTCCGAGGGGTGAAAACCGACAGCGTTTTGGCCAAAACCCCGGCGTTCCTTTCAAACCGTGTGGCTGCTGCGTTTGGCcccgagccccggccccgctgcagCGCCGGCCGCGCCGGGGGCTCGGGGACGGGCTGAGGGTCGTGCCCCGTCGGTGCCCccgctgccccatcccagcgcCCCGCTCGGCGGTGGGATCGGCCTCGGGGAACCGCCGCACAACCCGAGGCCACGGAGCGCTGCAGCCGAGCCCCGCTCGGGCCGAGAGCGGGACAAAGCCGCGCCAGCGCTCCGGGCCGCGGGGACGGGAGGTGGCAGCGCCTCGGCGGGACGCGGAGCCCGGGGCCGCTCGGGCCGTCCCCGGGGTGCCCCCGGGCGCCGTGTGTGCTTTGGCACGGGGGCCAAGGCCGCGGCGGGGCCCCCGCCACCTGCCGCCCTTCCCGCGcctcctcccgccgccccgTTAAAGCGCCCGCGGGGCAGCGCCTCGGCCCCACCGCGGACACCGCGCTCCACCAGGATGCTGCAGCTCGTGCTCCTCGCCGCCCTGGCCCTGTGCGGTGAGTCCCGCCCGCAGCCTGGCGCCCCGGCGCCCCCCCGAGCcgcccccgggcccggcccgcggcGGGGACTCACGCCgtgcccgtgtccccaggcCGCTGCTCCGAGCCCGATGTCGAGCAGATGCAGCGGGTGGTCGGCGGCACCGAGGCTCGCTCGCACGCCTGGCCCTACCAGGTGGGTCCCGCCCGCCTCGCACGGCCCGTGCCGGGGCTCGGCTGGCGCCGGCGGCCCGCGCTCAGCCCCGGCCCGCCTCTCGCCCCCTCCCCAGATCTCCCTCCAGTATTACTCCGGCGGCAGCTGGCACCACACCTGCGGGGGCTCCCTCATCCAGAGGAACTGGGTGATGACCGCCGCGCACTGCGTCAACAAGTGAGCGGCGCCCGAGCCCTCCTTGCTCTCGCCAAGGCTCCTTTCCCCCGAAACCCCGGCCGGGGGCAAAGCCCGGCCGCCGCCACGCGCGGAGCGGCCGCCCTTGCGGGCCTCCGGGGCTCCTCCGGCCGGGGCTCCGCGGGCCGCGGCCGGGAGcatcctccccctgctcccaccctccCGGCGCAGCCCGCGCTCGCAGCCAGCGCGGCCGGGGGCTGCTCACGGGCTCTTCTTGCGCCGCGCCCGCAGTAACATGAACTACCGTGTGGTGGCCGGCGAGCACAACCTCAACGCCAACGAGGGCAGCGAGCAGATCTTCGGCGTCAGCAGGATCGTCGTGCACCCCTACTGGAACAGCAACAACGTGGCCGCGGGGTAAGGCCCGCGGGACGGGGCGCTCGGGGGGAGCCCGGCCGGCCTTCGGGGAGGGATCCTTCCTCGGAACGTCCTCTCCCTCCCGCCCGCAGCTACGACATCGCCCTGTTCCGCCTCAACGGCTACGCCACCCTGAACAGCGCCGTGCAGCTGGCCGTGCTGCCCCAGGAGGGCACCATCCTGCCCAACAACTACCCCTGCTACATCACGGGCTGGGGCCTGACCCGCAGTGAGTGAcgggctccccccgcccccaacaGCCCCCCACCGCCCACCGCCGCCGGCCGCGGCGCCTCTCGGAGCCCCGCGCGGCCCCGGGACGCTCCGCTCGGGCCTTCGCTCGGCCCTCGAGGGGGCCCGGCTCCGGGCGGGACCGCGCCGAGCTCCGGCGCCGCGCACGGGGCCcgaggggccgggcgggggccgcgggcTCTGCTCCGGCCGGGCCCCGGCGGCGTCCGGCGGCTCCGAGCGGCCGCTGACCGGCGCCGGCTCCGCGCAGGCAACGGGCAGCTGTCCAGCGTCCTGCTGCAGGCCTACCTGCCCGTCGTGGACTACCAGACCTGCTCCAGCCCGTCCTACTGGGGCTCCACCGTCAAGAACACCATGGTGTGCGCCGGCGGCGACGGCGTGCGCTCCGGCTGCCAGGTGCGGCCGCcacccccgcgccgcccccccgccgcccccccgcccgccgccgccccggctcACGCCGCTCCTCGCTCCGCAGGGCGATTCCGGCGGTCCCCTGCACTGCGCCGTCAACGGCCAGTACCAGGTGCACGGCGTCACCAGCTTCGtgtccagccagggctgcaacGTCTACCGCAAGCCCACCGTCTTCACCCGCGTCTCCGCCTACGTCTCCTGGATCAACAGCGTAAGGCGCCCGGGCCCCCCGCGCCGGCCTCGGCCCCGGCGCTCTCGGGCCGCCGCtgcgcccgccccggccccccgcGCCTCAGCCCGGCCCTTTCCCCCTCGCAGGTGGTCGCCCAGAACTGAGCGCCGCGGGACAAGCGCTCGCTGCCCCCGGCCCGTGGACATCCCCTCGCTGCCCCCCGCCGCGCTCCGGCCTTCTCGGCCCCGAGCCGCGCTCAATAAAATCTCTCCTCCCgtctctctgcctccctgctgcctcgctccgcgcccgccgctccTTCCTCCCCCGCGCCGAcatcctcctcccctcccagctcccgcACCCGCCCTtccccgcctcctcctcctcctcctcctca is part of the Hirundo rustica isolate bHirRus1 chromosome 35, bHirRus1.pri.v3, whole genome shotgun sequence genome and harbors:
- the GALNT6 gene encoding polypeptide N-acetylgalactosaminyltransferase 6, with amino-acid sequence MRLFRRRYSPLKVALAGAVFVLFLFILQKDVGSKEPGEEPWLRNIVQGKGQVLDLMLGAVRDLRDSMPRLQIGAPEPPPEPLPSARSCLPGAYTAAELRPLMERPPQDPASPGADGKAFKKDRWTPEETKEKERGYEKHCFNAFASDRISLQRALGPDSRPPECIDQKFKRCPPLPTTSVVIVFHNEAWSTLLRTVYSVLHSSPARLLREVILVDDASTDEYLKEELDRYVEQLQIVRVVRQRERKGLITARLLGASVASGEVLTFLDAHCECFHGWLEPLLSRIAEEPTAVVSPDIATIDLNTFEFSKPVQNGKQHSRGNFDWSLTFGWEVVPARERQRRKDETFPIKSPTFAGGLFAISRSYFEHIGSYDDQMEIWGGENVEMSFRVWQCGGQVEIIPCSVVGHVFRSKSPHTFPKGTQVISRNQVRLAEVWMDEYKEIFYRRNQQASQMAREKTFGDITERRRLRERLHCRNFTWYLQNVYPEMFVPDLTPTFYGAIKNEGTKSCLDVGENNHGGKPLIMYPCHGLGGNQYFEYTSQRELRHNIGKELCLRAGAGAAELGECQFRGKPGRVPASEEWDLAQNRLIKNLASGMCLTARGKHPALAPCDLTDPHQLWAFT
- the CELA1 gene encoding chymotrypsin-like elastase family member 1; the encoded protein is MLQLVLLAALALCGRCSEPDVEQMQRVVGGTEARSHAWPYQISLQYYSGGSWHHTCGGSLIQRNWVMTAAHCVNNNMNYRVVAGEHNLNANEGSEQIFGVSRIVVHPYWNSNNVAAGYDIALFRLNGYATLNSAVQLAVLPQEGTILPNNYPCYITGWGLTRSNGQLSSVLLQAYLPVVDYQTCSSPSYWGSTVKNTMVCAGGDGVRSGCQGDSGGPLHCAVNGQYQVHGVTSFVSSQGCNVYRKPTVFTRVSAYVSWINSVVAQN